From bacterium, one genomic window encodes:
- a CDS encoding SDR family NAD(P)-dependent oxidoreductase, which produces MPGISESALKLLSLEGKVAMISGGASGIGRGTCLRLAEFGAKIAVLDINDQAGSETVKEIETAGGKAIYINCDV; this is translated from the coding sequence ATGCCGGGTATTTCAGAATCAGCACTTAAACTTCTTTCCCTTGAGGGAAAAGTTGCAATGATATCAGGAGGCGCATCAGGTATAGGCAGAGGTACATGCCTGCGCCTTGCAGAGTTCGGAGCAAAAATAGCAGTACTTGATATAAATGACCAGGCAGGTTCTGAGACAGTTAAAGAGATAGAAACTGCCGGCGGAAAAGCAATATACATTAATTGTGACGT